Below is a genomic region from Stegostoma tigrinum isolate sSteTig4 chromosome 36, sSteTig4.hap1, whole genome shotgun sequence.
ATggttctgattgagatgtataagattgaggtgcatagacagggtgaatagaaaacagatgttccccttagttgaagggtcagtaacaaggggtgtaattttaaagtaaaaggcaggaggttgagaggggaattgattaaaaacaaattttcacccagagggtggttagaatctggaatgtattgcctggAACGGTATGtaaggcaggaaacctcactaccttttaaaaagtaattgcatgatcacttgaaatgccataataTTGAAGgctatgtgccaaatgctggaaagagGGACTACAAAGTGTAGATTTAGAATAGTTTTTGGCAGTGTGGGTTGAATGGGCTGAAagacctcttctgtgctgtatgattctaaatGGTTTCTGGTTACCTATTCTACCTGTATCACACTATTcaatgtctgtctatctctcgCTTTTTAATTTTCATCCTCATCTCCTTATGCCTTCAATCTGAAAATCTCATTAGTTAGTATTATAGCTTTTAGTGTGAATTTTCACAATATGAAACATTCATTTTTTCTTGCATTGACCAGAGTGTGCAGAATCTGGAGTAGGACTGGAGCCCACAACTGCCTTGCTCAGAGGCAGGATACTATGATTGCACCAAGGCTAACATCTACTTGAagataaaaataaatttcaataaaCATTACAGAAGTTTTTGTGGGACAAGGATAGCCTGATTTTCTGGGtactttatttgaaaaaaaaacaataactaATGGTACATTTATCAAAACAGATATTGGTGGaaataaaactcagcaggtcttgcagcatttgtggagagaaatcccaggttcattgacccttcttcagaacttcaagatgctcccagaccagctgagttttcaccagcaatttctgttttgtttctgattttcagcatccacagttcttttggttcattTATCAAGTTTGTTGTCAAAGCATTATCTAATGCACACTTACTGAATCAATCTGAATCAGAGAACAAAGTGCTTTAACTTTCTTGACCTCTGTCTGTAGATTTTTTTGAAAGATAAAAAGCGATTTGAGAATGCAAACATTGATGGGTTACCAGGACTGACTCTGACAGAATTTGTAGCATTTGAACACCCAGAAGAAGCTGACTATATGAAGGTGAGCTGCAGTGTGCTGTTTCTTGCATAATTTGAAAAACAGTTAGCACTTctatttgaaaatattcaattagaCTAGTCTCTGACACCATTCCATTTGTGCATACTGGTGGTGGTTTGTTTCAGATGTTCACCACACCCCTTAACAGTATAAGCCTAGATAATTTAGGAGGCAAATTAGCCAGTCACGAATCTTCCCCTTTGTAATGTAGTTTATGCTGTGGTAAATTTCAATTGTCGGTGACATCTTAAGTGAAAATGATTGCATGTTCACCTGATACCAATGCAGATGCTTTAAATTTTCAAATTGCAGGAGTATGTCATACAGGATGCTTTAGACGAACATGATCGTGACAAAGATGGGTTTGTTAGCTTAGAGGAATTCCTTGGTGACTACAGAAAAGACCCAGGTTAGTTAAATTAATACTGGTAATTTTTCAGTGAAATAAAATTCTTGGTTAACATCTTGATCATTTCCTCTGAGATGTTTTTTAGCCTTTTTAAAACACAGTTGATAATTCATAATTTTCAATTTATAATtactttttcttttccattttggtATGTGTATACCCTGAAATCTTTCATGATAGTTAAAAAGCAAATTGCACTGTGTGTTATGTAGAAGACAAATCTGAACCTATGGCTGCCTGAAATTACTGGTTCCCAATTTTTTACATGATGCTGTGGAAAAGCATGTATTAAAGCCAATCCATACCTTGCAGGGAGCAAGAAAGGAAGATCAGACAACAAATACTAGTGTCACTGCCCTTCAGCAAAAATTAGGAAGGTATCATTGAGACTATATTCTGTTCCCCAGCTGAGTGGGTGGTTGAGCCATCCGATTGTCTAAAACTGAACATGATTAATATTGAAAGTGTACAAATCAATCGTCAGCTTATTTACGCATCTGATTATAGTTTCAACCTACGTATGCACGTAAAACATTGTGTATATAAGTAATTTACTTATTCTCCTCTTCCAATGGCCACCACTACCCTACCCAAAACTAGATACGAGCAATTCGCAATATGGGATCTGTCAACTCTGCAATACCATTGCTGGTTTGTAGTTAACTAATATGAATATTTTTTAGCTAAGAATGTTTCTACCTCTTGAAAACAGGTGCTGAGGAAGATCCAGAATGGGTGACTGTGGAGCGTGATCGATTTGAAAATGATTATGACAAAGACAAGGATGGAAGACTTAATCAAGAGGAACTCCTACTGTGGATTATTCCCAACAATCAGGATATTGCACATGATGAGGTAAACCTGCTATCTTTCAATTTTAATTCTGTGGTAATAGTAGTATTATCTTTGGAAAGCTGTTACATTTTTACATGTTATAAAGAAATTTATGTTTGTGTAGTTTTAATTCAGCGCCCTGTTGGTATGCTGTGAATACAGAAACTAGCATTGTCAGTAACTATCGCATATTATTGGAAGAAGATTAGAGGGTGTCTTCCTATGTGTGGCCTGCTACTATACTTGACCTGGGCATTACATGATCTGGGTGCCTGAGATGGAAGTGCCATTCTGTTACCCAGACCAATACTGTGACAGCATAAAGAATTTCGAGGATGATCTTTTTTCCCTCAGAATAAAAGTTTTGTTGAAAGATATGTAACAATATAATGGAAAAATATTTGTTCCGAAGTGATACTGACTTTGAAACACTGTCTGAATGTGAAGAATTGAAAACATAATGTTGAGAATCGTGCTTAAGTAAAATAGTACTTTAGAACCATTCCCTCCTAAGGAGGAAAATCCTACCATATGGTTTACATGTTTGAAGCTTTATCGCCAGTCTCTTTGCCGCATCTGTGGTgtcattttggaaaacaaaacgGTAAAGTACaaatttaaagaagaaattatAGCTTGAAAGAGGACAGGTGTGCCATTTTGTCCAAACTTCTCCCTGCTATATTATACCTCTGACACATACTAATTGGAAGAGCAGAATGATGGTCTGTTATGAGTTTTCTGGCCATTCTTTCTAGTCTGGGGTTCCTATTATTTAAGTCAATGTGTGGCAGTCTCACTGAAGTGATAAGAATATATGTGAGAGCAAGAAATGAGGATAGTCACAGTTTCTCAACTGAGATTGGTATTAAAATTCATTGTTGGCTCGTGCCAGAAGAAGCTTTGCCTTGCATCTGAGCCATACTTGATGCTCTGGATTACTGAGGGAACTGAGGGGAAGCATGCCAGGCTGGCTGAGGAGAATTCTGCAGAAATGCATCCAGGTGTTTGAGTCTAATTCAACTTTGACTTCCAGCCATCAAAGATTAACATTGAGAGTTTCTGTTCTCCGACAGGCTGATCATCTTGTCAAAGAAATTGATACAAATGGAGATGAGAAGCTTACAGAAGCAGAAATACTTGTGAGTCAGGATCTCTTCCTCAACAGTGAAGCAACCGACTATGGTAGCCAACTACATGATGAAAAGTTCTACCATGATGAACTTTAATGGCAGACGTTCTGATTGGATTTTGTTTCAATCAACAAATAAACTTCTTAGACCACTTTCAAGTAATTTCACTGGCCAGACAAGTGCTGACCAATAACTGGTATTAGTAGAAGGGAATAAAACAGTCCAATAGATTGTTAACAGTATTAGTATTGTTATAAAAACATCAATCTTTTTTTAACCTACTTTACTGATAAATGGTCCACTGTAATCTGATTTGTGCTCTGAGACTGACATTACCCAAGGTCATTATAGTCACCATTGTTTCATAGAATTTTGATGTCAGTTTAAAAATGTGCACAATGTATTTCTACACTTTCTGAAATCAACTTAACCATAGAAAATTTATGGCacagaaaggggccatttggcTGATACTGGCTAAAGAAGACCTATTTGGCTTTATCCCATTCTTCAGTTCATGATGACTAGCCTTGCAGGATACAGCACTAAAAATGCATACACCCAGGAGGTTTCAAAAATGATTAGGGTTTCTGCTTCTACTATTCTTTTAGACAATGAATTCCAGGCCCCATTACCTGGTGGATGGAAAAACAAAAGTATCTTGatccttttaattctttcttaaTCCATCCTAGCCACGCTTCTCAC
It encodes:
- the rcn2 gene encoding reticulocalbin-2 isoform X2 → MLFKVLVSCTFIVMCSTHVHHKHEPVVSEDHYMDGEHNPEFDREVLFGGEKEVEELTKLSPEEQQARLKTLIKKMDVDADGFVTKAELSGWIQQSFKHYATEESKEQFPEHDLDGNGVVTWEEYNIHSYDRMLDYDENTPLADEEEESLRQIFLKDKKRFENANIDGLPGLTLTEFVAFEHPEEADYMKEYVIQDALDEHDRDKDGFVSLEEFLGDYRKDPGAEEDPEWVTVERDRFENDYDKDKDGRLNQEELLLWIIPNNQDIAHDEADHLVKEIDTNGDEKLTEAEILVSQDLFLNSEATDYGSQLHDEKFYHDEL